A single region of the Oryzias latipes chromosome 21, ASM223467v1 genome encodes:
- the LOC101162820 gene encoding uncharacterized protein LOC101162820, with protein MYREPKPNQDAVCQILDLGFQSRKAFIESDVLKEDDRPTKILEAYPCFKELHHVMEELRWIQDMGNGKFRCQVQDRWEDFCSLVQFYRVWKKVLKPPMNLSGVEHNVALFRALPTLFPSPTSPLKKLAHASEALLHVLEPTDDPAKYLKKRSFSSPVLLFDGSCCLVASGETPITTFAKEDLGHRLFYLLAYHYTFHLTHPKFVATLLCQSDRNIEGQYSRAGHHKFIKNVLAE; from the exons ATGTATAGAGAACCAAAACCAAACCAAGATGCTGTCTGCCAGATCCTTGACCTCGGATTTCAGTCAAGAAAAGCCTTCATTGAAAGTGATGTCCTAAAAGAAGATGATAGACCTACAAAGATTCTGGAGGCATATCCATGTTTCAAGGAGCTTCATCAT GTGATGGAGGAGCTGCGGTGGATCCAGGATATGGGAAACGGCAAATTCAGATGTCAAGTACAGGACAGATGGGAAGACTTCTGCTCACTAGTGCAGTTTTACAGAGTTTGGAAAAAAGTGTTGAAGCCTCCCATGAACTTAAGTGGAG TTGAACACAACGTTGCACTCTTCAGAGCACTCCCAACGCTTTTCCCATCTCCAACTTCACCCCTTAAGAAACTGGCACATGCTAGTGAAGCATTGCTGCATGTTCTAGAG ccAACAGATGATCCTGCCAAATACCTGAAGAAGAGATCTTTCTCCAGCCCGGTGTTGCTCTTTGATGGGTCCTGCTGTCTCGTGGCAAGTGGAGAAACTCCCATCACCACCTTTGCCAAAGAAGATCTTGGCCATAGGTTGTTTTATCTGTTGGCTTACCACTACACCTTCCATCTTACCCATCCCAAGTTTGTGGCAACCCTACTTTGTCAGTCAGACAGAAATATTGAAGGACAATATTCACGAGCGGGACACCAcaagttcataaaaaatgttttggcagAGTGA